ACATAAAGCGACCTTGTTACGACGAACAGGTAACCGAAGACCAGCGCCAGCACGAATATGCTTATAAAATATATAGGCTGGACGTGAGTCACGGCATGGGATATGACGAACACGAAGGAAGCTAAGCATAGAGCTACCGGCATACTAAACTTTTCCATAAGTGAAGACTGTATGTAGCCGCGGTACAATATCTCTTCGCCGAACCCCACTGCCAGCGTCGCGACAAGCAGCAGCACGAATGACATTACGATAGTGCTGAGAGGATATACGGAAAACCCGGTAGTGACAATGCTCATCTGTCCAGTGAGAATGGATATGCCGATCAGGGAACCGATAAAGACAACATCCAGAAGCATGCCCAGCCCGAATAGCTTAAGGGTATCTCTGCGAACCCTTAGACCGAAGCTGTCCGGCGAGAACTTTTTCCTGTCGACTTTAGTATAGAACAGGTACGCGATCAGTATGAAGACAATATTCTGGACGATGACTATTGCCACCTGAGCCTCGATACTGCCCAGAAGCGCAGTTGCCTTATCGGATGCCGATTGCGGATCTCCGGAGGTCATCGAATAGTACATGTTCGCCCCTATGATAAATGACGCGTGGACAGCGATGACAGCGATCAGAAGAACGATGAATACCGCCACGATCTTTAAAAGGGCGGTGACTTTACCGTTTTTATCTTTCAACAAAGTTATAAGTAAAACCCCTCGAGATTATTTCGCTTGCGTATATTATAGATTTTATGTCTATTATAGATCATTTCGGGTGCACGTAGTTTTCGAGCACCTTTTTTTCAGCCTTCCTGAGATGTTCGACCGCAGTAGAAGGCGATATGCCCATCTTCTGTGCAACATCTTCGATGGATGCGCGGCGCGGCGAATCAAAATACCCCATATCTAGCGCGGTCGTAAGGGCCGCCATCTGCTTGCCTGTCAGCCCTGCCCCATCGGGGACGGTTTCGCCGTCGTTATTCCTTATATATGCAATATCAGCGTAATCCTCGAGGCTGGACATGACTGTCTGAAGATCTTTTCGCGTAGGGGCCATCAGATGCCAGTTCTCAATACCGTCCTTGACGACCGTAGGCCCTACGAAGACACAATTGGTCTTGATGATGTTCTCGATGATAGAGCTTTGCTGGGCCCATGTTATGACCTCGGCGCGGTTTGAGCACTTTGAAAGCACTGTAAATTTCTTGATCTCGGGCAGCCCGCTTAAAAATCCCTCAAGCTCGTTTATCCTGGGCGTTATTATGGTCTGATATCCGTATAGCTGCTTGTTTGGCAGCACATATGTATATTTCACTATGATCGTCGCCTTCAGCGACCTCGAAAGCTTATAATGCCAGCAGTCCTTGTGTTTTATGCCGATGCTAACTACCATATAAGTACCATGGACCGTATATGTCCGGTAAATAATTTAAAGTAATTGGTAGGACACTTTATTTTAAGGTCGATAATCATGGTCAAGATATATTATGAGAAAGACGCTGATATGAAGTTCTTGAAGGATAAGACTATCGCTATCATAGGATATGGCAGCCAGGGAATGGCGCAGTCACAGAATTTGAAGGACTCCGGCCTGAAGGTCGTTGTCGGCGTAAGGAAGGACGGAGAGTCCTGGAAGCAGGCAAAGAAGGACGGGCTCGCAGTAGCCACGATCGAAGACGCCGCGAAGCAGGCCGACGTTATCCAGATGCTTATACCCGATGAGCTTCAGGGCAAAGTATACAAAGAGCAGATCGAGCCTTACATGAAGAAAGGCAAGGTCTTGATGTTCTCGCACGGATTTAACATTCACTACGGCATGATAAAGCCGGGAGAGGGCATAGACGTAGTCATGATAGCCCCGAAGAGCCCGGGGCACCTTGTAAGAAGGATGTACCAGGAAGGCGTGGGCGTTCCGGCACTTATAGCCGTCGAAAAGGACGCTTCAGGGAAGGCCCGCAGCATCGGTCTCGCCTATGCCAGGGGTATCGGATGCACCAAGGCAGGTGTCATAGAGACCACCTTCAAGGAAGAGACCGAGACGGATCTTTTCGGCGAGCAGGTAGACCTCTGCGGCGGCGTTACCGAAATGGTCAAGGCGTCGTTCGAGACTCTTTGTGCGGCAGGATACCAGCCTGAGATCGCATATTTTGAAACGCTCCACGAGCTAAAGCTCATAGTGGACCTGATGTACGAGGGCGGGCTGGCAGCCATGTGGGACAGCGTTTCCGATACCGCGCAATATGGCGGCCTCACGAGAGGGAAGAGGATCATCAACGACCAGAGCAGGATGGAAATGTGGAGAACGCTCGAGGAGATCCAGGACGGCCGCTTTGCAAAGGAATGGGTGCTTGAGAACATGGCGGGCAGGCCCGTGTTCAACGCGCTGGCAAAGCAGGATGCCGATCACCAGATCGAGACTGTGGGCAAAGAACTCCGCGCCATGATGCCCTGGCTTAAAAAGAAGAAATAGATCGAGGGATTCTCCCTCCCAATTTTTTAAAAATGTCCTTAAATATCAGGATACTCCAATCAACAAACAAAGATTTACAGGAACAAACGTTTTTTCTGTAAGTGTAGAACGCAGGTGGGCTCAAAGGTGGAATATCGATCTTTAAGCTTAATCCGTCAGGACATTAAGTAAGATAAATATTATTTCTGCGAGCCCCTTGTGTTCGACACAATATCATCAGTCCAGAACTGTTTTATTAGTTCCTTCAATGGACCATGCCTGATAATCGATCGTGATCAAAGCCCATAGCATTCTTTTTCAAATGATTATTACAATCAAATAATTATTAACTCACTAAACAATAAGAAGTACGCATTAAAATTGATTAATTTTTATATAAATTATCTTTGTATTAATTCATGAAACCTAATCAAATAAAAAATCAGGGGTGGATTGATGAAAAAGAGCAGTATTTGTGTAATCTTAATGGCATCTATGCTCCTGCTGTCATTAGCGCCGGTAACGGGTGCCCAATACCCGGGCCAGATGCCAGGACAAATGCCAGGACAAATGCCAGGACAAATGCCAGGACAAATGCCAGGACAAATGCCAGGACAAATGCCAGGACAAATGCCAGGACAAATGCCAGGACAAATGCCGGAAAAAAAGGTAAACATACCGCCGGCCCCGGAAGTACCAGAAGTGAACATGACCTTTGGCAACACTGAGAGAATGGCGATCATAGCTGAACAGCTATCACAAGCATCCTCAGGTAATGCAATAATGTATATGAGTGAAGGCCCCGGGAAGATGATATCCGTAGACGTAAAACTGATAAAAGATGCGGATCCGTATGACCTTGCTGGGACAATGGCAAACCTGACCTATATGATAAAAGGCATCTTCATGATAACAGACCTTAAGAAATGCGATATTGCCCTAAAAGTGTATGATTCAGGCGGCAATACCATTATAGACGCATTATTCTCAGACAGTAAGAACGCCTTCGAGAAATTTAAAGTGACAGAGACACCGCTGACAAGAAGGGCAGCACCAGGATACGGACAACAACCAGGATACGGACAACAACCAGGATACGGACAACAACCAGGATACGGACAACAACCAGGATACGGACAACAACCAGGATACGGACAACAACCAGGATACGGACAACAACCAGGATATAGCTGATCAGTTATTTCACAAAAAAGTTTTAAGTTAAAAATATATCGGGAAAATAAATACTCTTTCAATAGCAGGATAAAACGATTAAATTTACCCTGCTCTTTTATTTTTATAGCTTATTAGTACTTTTTTAAATTCTAATTGGATATTATTCTCCGTCATACATTTATTATATAAAACATAGCACGTTTGACAAAACAAGTTAAAATATATTCTTCGCGATCAGTGTAAGACCATCATTAAGAACGAGACAGAGGATTACGGATTAACCAGGTATTACGACAAGCTGGAAGTCTTAAACAGTCTGGACCTTAACGTCGGGGAGGAACATTATATAAGTTTCTCAGACCTGACAGTGCGGGCAAATCAACAACGATCGGAATATCCATAAGTTTTATATATACGATTGGTGTCAAGGCCGATGCTATGGGATAAGATATAAGCCCCGCATATGCTTGCATATTGCTTGCAGGGGTGATAGGATTATTTGACTGCCGGGATCTGTAAACTTACAGATAATCAATTATCTATTTTTATTTTTAATTTTTAAAATTCATTATTTTTACTTTATTTTTACAAATGTCAATATGTAAATAAAATTACAGAACAAATCGAGATGTTAGCTTATTTTGTTTTTGTAATTACTTTATTGTAACAATATGTATTTATATGAATAAACATTTAAAAAGTAAAAATAATACAGATATAGAATTATTTTCTTATAATTCTGTAATTTCAAATACCGTTTTTAACAAATGAAATTATTTTTGGATAATTTCCATTTAATTACAAAAAATTTATAATAAAACTTGTACTTGTACTTATTAGAAAGTAGCCAGAACAATCCTATTAATCATGTTTATCCTGGCGTACTATCAACCACAGAGGTATAATTATGAAGAAGAACACAAGCAAATTCAGCAAGAATGATGCAGCGTTCACCGGACTTGAAGCTGCCATCGTCTTGATCGCATTCGTGGTGGTCGCAGCCGTGTTCTCCTACGTCATGCTGGGAGCTGGTTTCTTCACATCACAGAAAAGTAAAGAAGTGGTACACACTGGAGTAAGCCAGGCCACTTCCTCGGTAGAACTTGCAGGCGATGTGATCGGTATCGGAGATGCCGACGGAGGAAACTGTGACTATATAAAGATTACATTACAGCTTACAGCTGGTAACAATCCGATCGACCTTTCTAAAACGGTCATATCATATAGAACGTCCAGCGCTTATAATCCAAGCATATGGACATACACTACACTATATGAAGACGATTCTTCAGCAACGAACTCTTACAAGTGGGTAACCACCAACCAGGCATCAGCAGCATCCGCGGACACGTTATTAGAGAAGAACGAGAAAGTTGAGATCTGTATGAAGCTGCCCGCAGCACAGCCAGGAGTTAACGAGAAGATTAACCTTGAGATCAAGCCGCCAGCCGGTGCAACGTTAACGATCTCAGGCACCCTGCCGCCCGCAATAGCAACGACCGGAGTATTCAACATAATTTAAGGATGGAGGATAGGAAATGTCAAACATTAGATCTAAGAAGTTCGCAAAGAACGATGCAGCATTTACAGGTCTTGAAGCTGCGATCGTGCTCATAGCGTTCGTGGTGGTCGCGGCCGTGTTCTCCTACGTCATGTTAGGGGCAGGCTTCTTCACTTCGCAGAAAAGCAAAGAAGTCGTACACACCGGTGTCGACCAGGCAACGTCATCTATTCAGCTTTCTGGTGACTTAGTAGCACAGGGCGACGGTACCGAACTGACCAACATCAAGATCACGATAGGACTGACTGCTGGTAACAACCCGGTAGACGTATCCAAGATCACAGTTGCCGGAAGAACGGTTGACGCTTATGCAAGTACGCTGACATACACATCAGACTTCATAATGCCGGACGTCAAGGCTAACGGTCTGATCGAAGGAACCGACAAGGTAGAGCTTACAGTAGACGTATCCTCGCTCAACGTGAACAAGAACGAGGAACTCTGGCTTGAGATCAAGCCGGCCACCGGTGCAATATTAAACGTGCACATGACAGCTCCACCATCGATCGAGTCTTACATGGTGCTCTACTAAGCACCATAATTTCCTTTTTTAATTTTTCCCGGGGTTTTAAAGCTTCTTTTTTTATAAAACGCTTATAAAAGGGATTAAACAATATTTTATATGTAAGTTCTCTGTTCTTTAATTTCTTTAGTGCATACATAAATCAATATTTGATAAAATCCATCCCAAATGCTAACAAGGAATACTGAACCGCAAACCACGAAATCTTTGATGAGCGGGGTCTTGCTCAGGTTTTAAGAATGAAAGAACGTGTCGTACTTACCCGGTCTTTGAGATGAAGTTTTTTATGTTTGTTCCTGTCGGATGGCAGGTAGACACATAACCTCACAGAAACACGGAAACACAAAAATTTTTTTTATGATTTTTTAAGGGCTCAAAGACCCCAAAATCTTACTCACTAAATCACAAAGTGCTCTAGTATCACTGTCAATGCTCTAATATCCCTAACGCTCGGCTCAACGCACTAACCTCTCCAATTCACCAACGCTAAAACAAGGCCCGAACATTCTCCAAGAGCACGAAGGTTTAACTGCACGGTTGACGTTTCACGATCGATATTCATGTTGATGGGATCAGGGGTACACAAACCGGGATTTTAAATTTTTGTGTTTTTGGAGAATGTTCGGGCCTTGTTTTAGCGTTAGTGTATTAGAGCATTTCGAGCATTAAACCGGGCATTTGAGACCTTGGCGCGAGACGGTGATACTAGAGCCCTTCGTGGTTTTTGCGAGTGAATCTTAGGGTTTTCGTGACCTTAAAAAATCATATAAAAATTTTTGTGTTTCTGTGTTTCTGTGAGGTTATGTGTCCACCTGCCATCCGACACGAACAACCATAAAAACTATATCCTTGAGATCAGGGAGTGATCATATGTTTTTCATCATTAAAACCTGAGCAAGAACCTGCTCATCAAAAATCTCATGGTGAAAGAATGATTAAACAGAAATTATCGGGACACACCACTAAATATATATAAATGAACAGAATGCTTTATCGCTAAACGATGAGGAAAAAATATGAGTTAAGGAGCCCGGAAGTAAATAGGATATCGGGCACTGTTCATGTAAAAATAACAACGCATAAAGTAAACTATTGATCAGGCTTTATCGATAACTATCTTATCAACGCCTATACCAAGGTCTTTTCCAAGATTGACACCTGGAGCTTCAGACTTGTACGTATTAGTCCTTATCTCAAGCAGCTGGTAAAATTCATTCAAGCCTGTTACGGGGACAGTGTAACTATACGTGAATTCCCCCGAAGCCTTAACGCCTTCTCCGATCTTATGGCCGTTAAGATAAAACTCGACGTATGCGGGATCATTCTCAGGGCGATAACCGGATGTTATGATAGTTATATTCATATCGCCCATATCATCAGGATATTCCAGAGAGACTTTCGAAGAGCCGGATGTCCACCTGTAGTCATAATTATCCAGATCATTGAAACCGTCGACCTTGCCGACATCGAGATAGCCGATGTCGATGGTATAGGGCAGGCTGACCGGATCGCCGGACGGACCGATCTCATAAAGATTCGACCAATCGTTATATATCACACGCTTATACGGCAGCGCATTACGCGAGGAGATGACGTACTGGGCATCGTCCCCGTATGACCGTATGGCATCCGTATCATTGATGTCGATGAAGGATATTCTCTTACTGAACCAGAACGCCGTAAGGCACCAGTAGTTTTTCTTCCTTAAAAAGTCATTATAGTCTATTAATATCATTTTATTTTCTTTCAGGTTTTCCTTGATATACCCGAACATCTCATTATCGCCATAAAAGGTTGATTCTCCGATGCAGCGTTCATACGTGTTGATCGTGGAAAATACCGAGAGGCCAACTAGTAGTATCAGCAGGGCGCCAAAATATTTTTTATTGGACAGGGATAAAACGAACAGGGCCAGGACGCTAATAGACATGGTTATTATGAATAAGTCCTTCATGATGTCCGGCTGGATATTTATCAAATAATACAGGGAGATCGTCTGCATAAAGTTATAATGTTCTCTGGGTATCGTAAATAAAATAAAGAATATGACCAGAATGAACAGTAATATGGCCAGTATCAGTTTATTGTCCTTTTTAAAACCTTCGGCGAGCGATCGCTCATATGCTATGAAGCCAAAAATAAATATGGCCGGTATGATGGGTTCGATATACCTTCCGTATAATGCATAGCGCGGTATCCCGTATGTAAAAGAGAGGAAAGTCATTATGATCGCCATCAATACCAAAAAGGTGACCGTCAGATAGACAAAAGATACGTCAAGCGGCCTGTTCAGGTCTTTTTTGAAAATGTACGATCGCGCATAATATACTGCCACGAATAAAAAGGCAAAGTATGTTGACAATAACAGGTAATCGATCTCGTGCGATAGGGAATATAACATGATATAGATGCCTTCGACCGATGTGAATGAGCTGACAAGCCGTTCGCCATACGCCTTTTCCATATTATATGGACTGCCCATGAAATATGTGCCTTGCGGCACCATGTATGACGAGTAAAGCAGCCAGCA
The nucleotide sequence above comes from Methanooceanicella nereidis. Encoded proteins:
- a CDS encoding CPBP family intramembrane glutamic endopeptidase, producing the protein MLKDKNGKVTALLKIVAVFIVLLIAVIAVHASFIIGANMYYSMTSGDPQSASDKATALLGSIEAQVAIVIVQNIVFILIAYLFYTKVDRKKFSPDSFGLRVRRDTLKLFGLGMLLDVVFIGSLIGISILTGQMSIVTTGFSVYPLSTIVMSFVLLLVATLAVGFGEEILYRGYIQSSLMEKFSMPVALCLASFVFVISHAVTHVQPIYFISIFVLALVFGYLFVVTRSLYVPIGFHFLEDFMVFNVFVSGESGLGGSPIFILTEPAKIYLFNMDMGTWPDAIALGVGLAMLAAIYVYDKKINASNSEASLSTGA
- a CDS encoding helix-turn-helix domain-containing protein, with product MVVSIGIKHKDCWHYKLSRSLKATIIVKYTYVLPNKQLYGYQTIITPRINELEGFLSGLPEIKKFTVLSKCSNRAEVITWAQQSSIIENIIKTNCVFVGPTVVKDGIENWHLMAPTRKDLQTVMSSLEDYADIAYIRNNDGETVPDGAGLTGKQMAALTTALDMGYFDSPRRASIEDVAQKMGISPSTAVEHLRKAEKKVLENYVHPK
- the ilvC gene encoding ketol-acid reductoisomerase produces the protein MVKIYYEKDADMKFLKDKTIAIIGYGSQGMAQSQNLKDSGLKVVVGVRKDGESWKQAKKDGLAVATIEDAAKQADVIQMLIPDELQGKVYKEQIEPYMKKGKVLMFSHGFNIHYGMIKPGEGIDVVMIAPKSPGHLVRRMYQEGVGVPALIAVEKDASGKARSIGLAYARGIGCTKAGVIETTFKEETETDLFGEQVDLCGGVTEMVKASFETLCAAGYQPEIAYFETLHELKLIVDLMYEGGLAAMWDSVSDTAQYGGLTRGKRIINDQSRMEMWRTLEEIQDGRFAKEWVLENMAGRPVFNALAKQDADHQIETVGKELRAMMPWLKKKK
- a CDS encoding archaellin/type IV pilin N-terminal domain-containing protein, giving the protein MKKNTSKFSKNDAAFTGLEAAIVLIAFVVVAAVFSYVMLGAGFFTSQKSKEVVHTGVSQATSSVELAGDVIGIGDADGGNCDYIKITLQLTAGNNPIDLSKTVISYRTSSAYNPSIWTYTTLYEDDSSATNSYKWVTTNQASAASADTLLEKNEKVEICMKLPAAQPGVNEKINLEIKPPAGATLTISGTLPPAIATTGVFNII
- a CDS encoding archaellin/type IV pilin N-terminal domain-containing protein codes for the protein MSNIRSKKFAKNDAAFTGLEAAIVLIAFVVVAAVFSYVMLGAGFFTSQKSKEVVHTGVDQATSSIQLSGDLVAQGDGTELTNIKITIGLTAGNNPVDVSKITVAGRTVDAYASTLTYTSDFIMPDVKANGLIEGTDKVELTVDVSSLNVNKNEELWLEIKPATGAILNVHMTAPPSIESYMVLY
- a CDS encoding ArnT family glycosyltransferase — translated: MIKIPKKILDLANNHDIAIIILAFIIIILIKSLMSLPFSSPYLLCDEIIYGSIAQNVPDGKLYSDYLGVPGVGTYPPGYPLFLSFAYMLADDSQAIYHIMLVINAILNTSVIFPAYFILRKYVPKATSLAGALVITTLPFVNIYTFALLSENLFIPLFMFSIWFLMESVSKNGRHWDILASLSIAFLFITRTQGLSMLVGFAAAFAYYVYRESRTAKITEVIYEKRYLVVPVILIVACWLLYSSYMVPQGTYFMGSPYNMEKAYGERLVSSFTSVEGIYIMLYSLSHEIDYLLLSTYFAFLFVAVYYARSYIFKKDLNRPLDVSFVYLTVTFLVLMAIIMTFLSFTYGIPRYALYGRYIEPIIPAIFIFGFIAYERSLAEGFKKDNKLILAILLFILVIFFILFTIPREHYNFMQTISLYYLINIQPDIMKDLFIITMSISVLALFVLSLSNKKYFGALLILLVGLSVFSTINTYERCIGESTFYGDNEMFGYIKENLKENKMILIDYNDFLRKKNYWCLTAFWFSKRISFIDINDTDAIRSYGDDAQYVISSRNALPYKRVIYNDWSNLYEIGPSGDPVSLPYTIDIGYLDVGKVDGFNDLDNYDYRWTSGSSKVSLEYPDDMGDMNITIITSGYRPENDPAYVEFYLNGHKIGEGVKASGEFTYSYTVPVTGLNEFYQLLEIRTNTYKSEAPGVNLGKDLGIGVDKIVIDKA